In Campylobacter vicugnae, a genomic segment contains:
- a CDS encoding ArsB/NhaD family transporter: MAFVIFAISMILIYTRPCGFPAWASALAGGIATIIFGVVSIPVAFGVLMMVWDSTLVLVALIIIAMALEKMGFFDSLASKIILLCAKGNDGYKVSTLKFFIIMMLFGLFVATFLANDGAILVLTPLIFAIFSKDKSKFDLTAPLVVFLLFFGFLSDFGSNALIISNLTNIITAKLFHISFGEYFSSMILAQCFVFIAACMLFWVFMARRLPKELEFNLPCKELSKARFIILLSLLVSLPFGSAIFEAMDLPISMFMMFIAFIAIMMQKSGKFELFKQAPFGVVIFSVGLFVMVYGVGMAGVLDFLRLNIENLAKLDRFLSLLSVAVGSSIGSALINNLPMVMLGDLALREFGADNGLVYAHLLGCNIGSKLTPIGSLATLLWLASLKRYGVNIRLIDYFKFAFIFSFGALLAAIFGLWIGQRI, encoded by the coding sequence GTGGCGTTTGTAATCTTTGCTATATCGATGATATTAATCTATACTAGGCCATGTGGCTTTCCGGCGTGGGCTAGTGCATTAGCTGGTGGAATTGCTACTATTATCTTTGGCGTGGTGAGTATTCCAGTAGCTTTTGGAGTTTTGATGATGGTATGGGACTCTACGCTGGTGCTAGTAGCGCTTATTATCATCGCTATGGCTTTAGAAAAGATGGGATTTTTTGATAGTTTAGCTAGTAAGATTATATTGCTATGTGCTAAGGGTAATGATGGATACAAGGTTAGTACGCTTAAGTTTTTTATTATTATGATGTTATTTGGGTTATTTGTAGCGACATTTTTAGCAAACGATGGAGCGATTTTAGTTCTTACGCCACTAATTTTTGCTATATTTTCTAAGGATAAAAGCAAATTTGACCTAACTGCGCCACTAGTTGTATTTTTGCTATTTTTTGGTTTTTTGAGTGATTTTGGCTCTAATGCTTTGATTATCTCAAATCTTACAAATATTATAACTGCTAAGCTTTTTCATATCTCCTTTGGTGAGTATTTTAGCTCTATGATTTTGGCTCAATGTTTTGTTTTTATAGCTGCTTGTATGCTTTTTTGGGTTTTTATGGCTAGAAGGCTACCTAAGGAATTGGAATTTAATCTACCTTGTAAGGAGCTTAGTAAGGCTAGATTCATAATTTTGCTTAGTTTGCTTGTATCTTTGCCTTTTGGTAGTGCGATTTTTGAAGCAATGGATTTACCTATTAGTATGTTTATGATGTTTATAGCATTTATTGCTATAATGATGCAAAAAAGTGGAAAATTTGAGCTTTTCAAGCAGGCTCCATTTGGTGTAGTTATCTTTAGTGTAGGTCTTTTTGTAATGGTTTATGGCGTTGGGATGGCTGGAGTTTTGGATTTTTTGCGTTTAAATATTGAAAATCTTGCTAAATTAGATCGCTTTTTATCTTTGCTTAGTGTGGCTGTTGGTTCTAGTATTGGCTCAGCGCTAATCAATAATCTTCCTATGGTAATGCTAGGCGACTTAGCGCTTAGAGAGTTTGGAGCAGATAATGGGCTTGTATATGCACATCTGCTTGGATGTAATATCGGCTCAAAATTAACTCCAATTGGCTCGCTAGCTACACTGCTGTGGCTTGCAAGTTTAAAAAGATATGGAGTAAATATCAGGCTAATTGATTATTTTAAATTTGCTTTTATTTTTAGTTTTGGAGCTCTTTTGGCAGCTATTTTTGGGCTTTGGATCGGTCAAAGAATATGA
- a CDS encoding glycosyltransferase family 2 protein has protein sequence MGKIKVSIIIPVYNVEKYLRECLDSVINQTLKDIVIICINDGSTDSSLEILKEYAKNDSRIHIVDKINGGLGAARNSGIKYLIDNNINPKYIYFADSDDWLDIQALEKLYNKSQESNSDICIMEIARYIEATNKIDKEDPWYTNKCYKIRKNDVCSFDEIKSVLFSSCCVAYCHLYSYQFLINSLWENEEFYPQNLLFEDVYPHIKSLILAKRITFLDESLYYYRIREGSIIASSAKSKRIFDIFKTFDLIENFLIEQNLMNELKIDFYNYVCCSINSKLSLIDFKKEFAKEAKKYLSKFNDSFLSSKKLKKQHLKLMLNLNNPYDKKLIKIKNKIIYRFNRLKWSLGVGGGVLRELYAILVIL, from the coding sequence GTGGGCAAGATTAAAGTATCAATAATAATTCCAGTATATAATGTAGAAAAATATTTAAGAGAGTGTTTAGATTCAGTAATTAATCAAACTCTAAAAGATATAGTAATAATCTGCATAAATGATGGTTCAACTGATTCTAGTTTAGAAATTTTAAAAGAGTATGCTAAAAACGATAGTAGAATTCATATCGTAGATAAGATAAATGGCGGACTTGGTGCAGCTAGAAATTCAGGTATAAAATATCTAATAGATAATAATATAAATCCTAAATATATCTATTTTGCAGATTCAGATGATTGGCTAGATATTCAAGCTTTAGAAAAACTATATAATAAATCACAAGAGTCAAATTCAGATATATGTATAATGGAGATTGCGCGATATATTGAAGCAACTAATAAAATAGACAAAGAAGATCCTTGGTATACAAATAAGTGTTATAAAATTAGAAAAAATGATGTATGTAGTTTTGATGAAATTAAATCAGTTTTATTTTCTAGTTGTTGTGTGGCATATTGTCATTTGTATTCATATCAATTCTTAATAAATTCCCTATGGGAAAATGAAGAATTTTATCCACAAAATTTACTTTTTGAAGATGTATATCCGCATATTAAATCCTTAATACTAGCTAAAAGAATCACATTTTTAGATGAGTCTTTGTATTATTACCGTATTAGAGAAGGCTCTATAATAGCATCTAGCGCAAAAAGTAAAAGAATTTTTGATATTTTTAAAACTTTTGATTTAATAGAAAATTTCTTAATAGAGCAGAATTTAATGAATGAATTAAAAATTGATTTTTATAATTATGTATGTTGTAGTATAAATTCGAAGTTATCTTTGATCGATTTTAAAAAGGAGTTTGCTAAAGAAGCTAAAAAGTATTTATCTAAATTTAATGACTCTTTTTTGTCATCTAAAAAATTAAAAAAACAGCATTTAAAGTTAATGTTAAATTTAAATAATCCATATGATAAAAAATTAATTAAAATAAAAAATAAAATTATATATAGATTTAATAGGTTAAAGTGGAGTTTGGGAGTTGGGGGGGGGGTGCTAAGAGAGTTATATGCAATTTTAGTAATTCTTTAA
- a CDS encoding glycosyltransferase family 4 protein: MKILLIIDDATIVGGVERVVSNLSNTFLENKHEICVISLYGYDKKDRKLPFLYEEQIKLYFLKHIHSKELRSLQVSNIFLKLLREILRPAVQTINFFIKRSKLSEFKNIISNFKPDFILDNSYSSIFDNYLSNQKAIKVIHIGFDIYKNVELKHENIILLSSKELDSYKTKYPNSNFYIIPNFLPNISNLNTNYSQKCVVSIGRMDRSNQKGFLRLIDIWKLIQDSSEFKDWKLHIVGDGELKEKIENKIKDLNLTNSIILKPFTKDVESEYLSASIYAMTSHFEGLPMVLIEAQSYALPTIAFDIATGPSDIIEDDKSGYLIEDNNLNEYATKLKTLMSDENLRAKMGAKSKEIVKSKFSKDVVMKQWMELFERLKNAK; the protein is encoded by the coding sequence ATGAAAATTTTGCTAATTATAGATGATGCAACTATTGTTGGCGGAGTTGAAAGAGTTGTATCGAATTTGAGTAATACTTTTTTGGAAAATAAACATGAAATTTGCGTTATTAGTTTATATGGATATGATAAAAAAGATCGAAAACTCCCATTTTTATATGAAGAACAGATTAAGCTATATTTTTTAAAGCATATACATTCTAAAGAGCTTCGGTCTTTGCAAGTATCTAATATATTTTTAAAACTTTTGAGAGAGATTTTGCGACCAGCTGTTCAAACTATAAATTTTTTTATAAAAAGAAGCAAATTATCGGAATTTAAAAATATTATTTCAAATTTTAAACCAGATTTTATTCTTGATAATTCATATTCTTCTATATTTGATAATTATTTGTCTAATCAAAAAGCTATAAAAGTAATTCATATTGGTTTTGATATTTATAAAAATGTAGAGTTAAAACATGAAAACATAATATTACTCTCATCTAAAGAGCTTGATAGCTATAAAACAAAATACCCAAATTCTAATTTTTATATTATTCCAAATTTTCTCCCAAATATCTCAAATTTAAATACCAATTATTCTCAAAAATGTGTAGTATCAATAGGTCGTATGGATAGGAGTAATCAAAAAGGCTTTCTTCGCTTAATAGATATTTGGAAGTTAATTCAAGATAGCAGTGAGTTTAAAGATTGGAAACTACATATCGTAGGAGATGGCGAGCTAAAAGAGAAGATAGAAAATAAGATAAAAGATCTAAATTTAACTAACTCTATAATATTAAAACCATTTACTAAAGATGTAGAGAGCGAGTATCTAAGTGCTAGTATATATGCTATGACAAGCCACTTTGAAGGACTCCCTATGGTGCTTATAGAAGCTCAGTCTTATGCCTTGCCAACCATAGCCTTTGATATCGCCACAGGCCCAAGCGATATAATAGAAGATGATAAAAGTGGATATCTGATAGAAGATAATAACCTTAATGAATACGCAACTAAACTAAAAACTCTAATGAGTGATGAAAATCTAAGAGCTAAAATGGGAGCAAAAAGCAAAGAGATAGTTAAAAGTAAATTTAGCAAAGATGTTGTAATGAAACAGTGGATGGAGTTGTTTGAAAGGTTAAAAAATGCAAAATAG
- a CDS encoding glycosyltransferase family 4 protein translates to MKKILIVVPDLSIVGGRERVVANLSNELVKNYKIYITSIFNANKNIVFDYSKNIELIKLSDIKEITLPNVKNQFFKILRELARPLVRFANRIIIKIMSRRFIKLAKKIEPDFIIDNSDSFINGKFVLKNSAVIKLIHGKFDIYKNFNLDGLQNFVLLSSQELDSYKTKYPNSNFYIIPNFLPNISNLNTNYSQKVVVSVGRLSKEKGFLRLIDIWKLIQDSKEFKDWKLHIVGDGELKEKIENKIKDLNLTNSIILKPFTKDVESEYLSASIYAMTSHFEGFGMVLIEAQSYALPTISFDIATGPRDIIEDEKSGYLIEDNNLNEYATKLKTLMSDENLRAKMGAKSKEIVKSKFSKDVVMKQWMELFERLKNAK, encoded by the coding sequence TTGAAGAAAATATTGATAGTTGTTCCTGATTTAAGTATAGTTGGCGGCAGGGAGCGTGTTGTAGCGAATTTGAGTAATGAGCTTGTTAAAAATTATAAAATTTATATAACTAGTATATTTAATGCTAATAAAAATATAGTATTTGATTATAGTAAAAATATAGAATTAATAAAATTATCTGATATTAAAGAAATCACCTTACCAAATGTAAAAAACCAATTTTTTAAAATTTTACGTGAATTAGCTAGACCGTTAGTTAGATTTGCAAATAGAATAATTATAAAAATAATGAGCAGGCGTTTTATAAAATTAGCAAAAAAAATTGAGCCAGATTTTATTATCGATAATAGTGATAGTTTTATCAATGGTAAATTTGTTTTAAAAAATAGTGCTGTAATTAAACTTATTCATGGCAAATTTGATATTTATAAGAATTTTAATTTAGATGGTTTGCAAAATTTTGTATTGCTTTCTTCTCAAGAGCTTGATAGCTATAAAACAAAATACCCAAATTCTAATTTTTATATCATTCCAAATTTCCTCCCAAATATCTCAAATTTAAATACTAATTACTCACAAAAAGTAGTTGTAAGCGTAGGTAGGCTATCAAAAGAAAAAGGCTTTCTTCGTTTAATAGATATTTGGAAATTAATTCAAGATAGCAAAGAATTCAAAGATTGGAAACTACATATTGTAGGAGATGGTGAGTTAAAAGAGAAGATAGAAAATAAGATAAAAGATCTAAATTTAACTAACTCTATAATATTAAAACCATTTACTAAAGATGTAGAGAGTGAGTATCTAAGTGCTAGTATATATGCTATGACAAGCCATTTTGAAGGGTTTGGAATGGTTCTTATAGAGGCTCAGTCTTATGCATTACCAACCATATCATTTGATATTGCAACTGGTCCAAGAGATATAATAGAAGATGAAAAAAGTGGATATCTGATAGAAGATAACAATCTTAATGAATACGCAACTAAACTAAAAACTCTGATGAGTGATGAAAATCTAAGAGCTAAAATGGGAGCAAAAAGCAAAGAGATAGTTAAAAGTAAATTTAGTAAAGATGTTGTAATGAAACAGTGGATGGAGTTGTTTGAAAGGTTAAAAAATGCAAAATAG
- a CDS encoding NAD(P)-dependent alcohol dehydrogenase: MSDIFTANIPAKGYAMLSKDSKFSQFEFTRHSVGDSDILIEILYSGICHSDIHTARDEWGGTIYPCVPGHEIAGQVIAVGKNVTKFKVGDYAGVGCMVNSCQECEACKNSQEQFCQRGQTVYTYNSKDHFHEGKNTYGGYSNNIVVNQNFAIKVKANAPLDKVAPLLCAGITTYSPLKFSKIKAGDKVGVAGFGGLGMMALKYAIKMGAQVSVFARNDKKKDQALNLGATNFYTTTNINEVKERFDLIISTIPTSYDPTAYIDLLKFGGELAIVGLPPHKIAPKISIIDLVHKAGKKIYGSLIGGIKETQEMMDFSLENEIYPETIIVSPSQIDEVYEKLANGSGEFRYVIDMRAK, encoded by the coding sequence ATGAGTGATATTTTTACTGCTAATATTCCGGCTAAGGGTTATGCAATGCTTTCAAAGGATTCTAAATTTAGCCAATTTGAATTTACTCGCCATAGCGTAGGTGATAGTGATATTTTGATTGAGATTTTATACTCAGGTATTTGTCATAGCGATATTCATACGGCACGAGATGAGTGGGGTGGAACTATATATCCGTGCGTTCCAGGCCATGAGATAGCTGGACAAGTTATCGCAGTGGGTAAAAATGTTACTAAATTTAAAGTTGGAGATTACGCAGGTGTAGGCTGTATGGTAAATAGTTGCCAAGAGTGCGAAGCGTGTAAAAATAGCCAAGAGCAATTTTGTCAGCGTGGTCAAACAGTTTATACCTATAATTCAAAAGATCATTTTCACGAAGGCAAAAATACATATGGTGGCTACTCAAATAATATCGTAGTTAATCAAAATTTTGCTATTAAAGTTAAGGCAAATGCACCACTAGACAAGGTAGCTCCTTTGCTTTGCGCTGGTATTACTACATATTCTCCACTTAAATTTTCTAAAATTAAAGCTGGAGATAAAGTTGGAGTAGCTGGTTTTGGCGGTCTTGGAATGATGGCTTTAAAATATGCTATAAAGATGGGCGCACAAGTAAGCGTATTTGCTAGAAATGATAAGAAAAAAGATCAAGCCCTAAATCTTGGAGCTACAAATTTTTATACAACGACTAATATAAATGAAGTAAAAGAGCGTTTTGATCTTATCATCTCAACTATACCAACTTCATATGACCCAACTGCATATATTGATCTACTTAAATTTGGTGGTGAGTTAGCTATAGTTGGGCTTCCTCCGCATAAGATAGCACCTAAAATAAGCATTATTGATTTAGTTCATAAGGCTGGTAAAAAGATTTATGGTTCGCTAATTGGTGGAATCAAAGAGACTCAAGAGATGATGGACTTTTCACTTGAAAATGAAATTTACCCTGAAACTATAATAGTATCGCCATCGCAAATCGATGAAGTATATGAGAAGCTCGCAAATGGCTCTGGGGAATTTCGCTATGTAATTGATATGAGAGCAAAATAG
- a CDS encoding glycosyltransferase family 8 protein: MFHIIFSSDENYIKYTAVLINSIIKNTNTNLSFKDICKNSGFDAPKDSSFSSYKAINFDDLSNEQKQEGYIFHILSDNISSQTQNKLNSLQSELNQIYPCQILTHIIDDKEFSNFPISGAAHSNFLTYYRLKLESYLDPSIDRCLYLDADMLCLFDIRELFAIDLGDNILAAINDPGSKKRKIKYKQDNQTITHKFTNDYFNAGFLLINTKAYKQNQIEQKCQSLAQKCTYIKAADQDLLNAIIPNDKLLKLPIAYNFSSISFCFSICKDENPHRLNCTRAEFMQSYKEPKIIHYGEKPWRFLQSYTDSQNRNINDIWWEFALDTPYFKDELLEMKKDIKEYKLFAALGAEILRVSSGIFGYFAIKNLINNPQNDSNLSSDNISSELFGLCCILGEMIIYARKHKKGALSVLLKIYKMKKIFKKYNTKQFL, encoded by the coding sequence ATGTTTCATATTATATTTAGTTCAGATGAGAATTATATCAAATATACAGCAGTACTTATAAATAGTATAATTAAAAATACAAATACAAATTTAAGCTTTAAAGATATATGTAAAAATAGTGGCTTTGATGCGCCAAAAGATAGCTCATTTAGCAGTTATAAAGCTATTAATTTTGATGATTTAAGCAATGAGCAAAAGCAAGAAGGCTATATCTTTCACATTCTTAGCGATAATATATCAAGCCAAACTCAAAACAAACTAAATTCCCTTCAAAGCGAGCTTAATCAAATATATCCATGCCAAATTCTAACCCATATAATAGATGATAAAGAGTTTTCTAACTTTCCAATCTCTGGAGCAGCCCATAGTAATTTTTTAACATATTATAGATTAAAGCTTGAATCCTATCTAGACCCTAGCATAGATAGATGCTTGTATCTAGATGCTGATATGCTGTGTTTGTTTGATATTAGGGAGCTTTTTGCTATTGATTTAGGAGATAATATTTTAGCTGCAATAAATGACCCAGGCAGTAAAAAACGCAAAATAAAATATAAGCAAGATAACCAAACTATCACGCATAAATTTACAAATGACTATTTTAATGCCGGCTTTTTACTTATCAATACCAAAGCCTACAAACAAAACCAAATAGAACAAAAATGCCAATCCTTAGCACAAAAATGCACATACATAAAAGCTGCTGACCAAGATCTACTAAATGCTATAATCCCAAATGATAAACTACTTAAACTACCAATTGCTTATAATTTTTCATCAATTAGCTTTTGCTTTTCTATCTGCAAGGATGAAAACCCACATCGCCTAAACTGCACTAGAGCTGAGTTTATGCAAAGCTACAAAGAGCCAAAAATCATCCACTATGGCGAAAAGCCATGGAGATTTTTACAAAGCTATACAGATAGCCAAAATAGAAATATAAACGATATTTGGTGGGAATTTGCCCTAGATACTCCATATTTTAAAGATGAGCTTTTAGAGATGAAAAAAGATATAAAAGAGTATAAGCTATTTGCAGCTTTAGGCGCTGAGATTTTAAGAGTAAGTAGTGGGATTTTTGGCTATTTTGCCATTAAAAATCTAATAAATAATCCACAAAATGATTCAAATTTAAGTAGCGATAATATCTCTAGTGAGCTTTTTGGCTTGTGTTGTATTTTAGGTGAGATGATAATATACGCTAGAAAGCATAAAAAAGGTGCCCTAAGCGTGCTACTAAAAATATATAAAATGAAAAAAATATTTAAAAAGTATAATACAAAGCAATTTCTTTAG
- a CDS encoding glycosyltransferase family 2 protein: MQNSPKVSIIIPVYNVERYISECLDSCINQTLQDIEIIIVDDCGSDKSIDIVKEYAKKDSRIKIIYNKQNQGPFVSRNNAAIQASGEYFLCLDSDDFLDLKACEIAYNATKDGYYDIVKFNVYNYDGNTCWHMEWVTLNNYSFESLEEYANYIYRQKDYPRWNLAFMMVKRDIYLKAFEILNLKDRITMAEDALMSFVLCNLSNKFCYICDILYYYRQNENSTTKSSCNNVIEKNIQDLIFVINKIKEISKKYKFNTKITKLYIIYLRYCEYNIRKQHKKINKIIFKIYNKYFKYNRSLRVKFGI; this comes from the coding sequence ATGCAAAATAGCCCAAAAGTATCAATCATAATTCCAGTATATAATGTAGAAAGATATATATCTGAGTGTTTGGATTCTTGTATTAATCAAACCCTGCAAGATATAGAGATTATAATCGTAGATGATTGTGGAAGCGATAAAAGTATAGATATAGTAAAAGAGTATGCCAAAAAAGATAGTAGAATAAAGATTATTTATAATAAACAAAATCAAGGGCCATTCGTTAGTAGGAATAATGCTGCTATACAAGCTAGTGGAGAATACTTTTTATGTTTGGACTCGGATGATTTTTTAGATTTAAAAGCTTGTGAGATAGCATATAATGCTACTAAAGATGGGTATTATGATATTGTTAAATTTAATGTTTATAATTATGATGGAAATACTTGCTGGCATATGGAGTGGGTAACTTTAAATAATTATAGTTTTGAGTCCTTAGAAGAATATGCTAATTATATTTATAGACAAAAAGATTATCCTAGATGGAATTTGGCTTTTATGATGGTTAAAAGAGATATCTATTTAAAAGCTTTTGAAATTTTAAATTTAAAAGATAGAATTACAATGGCAGAGGATGCTTTGATGAGTTTTGTACTTTGTAATTTATCTAATAAATTTTGTTATATTTGTGATATTTTGTATTACTATCGTCAAAATGAGAATTCAACAACTAAAAGTAGCTGTAATAATGTAATTGAAAAAAATATACAAGACCTTATATTTGTAATTAATAAAATAAAAGAAATTTCAAAAAAGTATAAATTTAATACTAAAATTACTAAATTATATATAATTTATTTGCGATATTGCGAATACAATATAAGGAAACAGCATAAAAAAATCAATAAGATTATATTTAAAATATATAATAAATATTTTAAATATAATAGAAGTTTAAGAGTTAAATTTGGGATTTAA
- a CDS encoding metal-dependent hydrolase: MTFRTHLAIGALGVMGFVSVIDLSKADMMLATGLILLGSVLPDIDEPRSFISRKFPLISRLTAIFFEHRGPTHFLFIPVLLFMAWAIFGVMACGALGFGILMHHIGDMLTPSGICGYFYPFKKRFVMRILPKNYAIKTGSKLEFSVVLPAILALDGALGAKVLGIDIDMAKILDIMSLIGV, translated from the coding sequence ATGACTTTTAGAACGCATTTGGCTATTGGAGCGCTTGGGGTTATGGGGTTTGTAAGCGTGATTGATTTAAGTAAAGCTGATATGATGCTAGCTACTGGATTGATTTTGCTTGGGTCTGTATTGCCTGATATTGATGAGCCTAGAAGCTTTATTTCTAGAAAATTTCCTTTGATATCTAGATTAACAGCGATCTTTTTTGAGCATAGAGGGCCTACTCATTTTTTATTTATTCCAGTATTGCTCTTTATGGCGTGGGCGATTTTTGGGGTGATGGCTTGTGGGGCTTTGGGTTTTGGGATATTGATGCATCACATAGGTGATATGCTTACACCTAGTGGGATTTGTGGATATTTTTACCCTTTTAAAAAGCGATTTGTGATGAGAATTTTGCCTAAAAATTATGCTATTAAAACCGGCTCAAAACTTGAATTTAGCGTAGTATTACCTGCTATATTAGCACTAGATGGAGCGCTTGGTGCTAAAGTTTTAGGCATTGATATTGATATGGCAAAGATTTTAGATATTATGAGCTTGATTGGAGTTTAG
- a CDS encoding glycosyltransferase, protein MQNSPKVSIIIPVYNVEKYLRECLDSVVNQTLKDITIICVNDGSTDSSLEILKEYAKNDSRIHIVDKINGGLGAARNSGIKYLIDNNINPKYIYFADSDDWLDIQALEKLYNKSQESNSDICIMSLLLYIEKDKRIESSDYFKTDCYKIRKNNVCDYSEIKNALFGRFGAFLKFYSYEFLINSLWENEEFYPQNLLFEDVYPHIKSLILAKRIAFLDEALYYYRIREGSIMTSSAKSKRTFDIFKSIYMVENFLKNKQLLNELKDNFMEFICELIQGHYFCCPLEYRDEFATEAKKYLSKFDDSFYSLNKIKKQHLKLMLNLNNPYDKKLIKIKNKIIYRFNRLKWSLGI, encoded by the coding sequence ATGCAAAATAGCCCAAAAGTATCAATCATAATTCCAGTATATAATGTAGAAAAATATTTAAGAGAGTGTTTAGATTCAGTAGTTAATCAAACTCTAAAAGATATAACAATAATCTGTGTAAATGATGGTTCAACTGATTCTAGTTTAGAAATTTTAAAAGAGTATGCTAAAAACGATAGTAGAATTCATATCGTAGATAAGATAAATGGCGGACTTGGTGCAGCTAGAAATTCAGGTATAAAATATCTAATAGATAATAATATAAATCCTAAATATATCTATTTTGCAGATTCAGATGATTGGCTAGATATTCAAGCTTTAGAAAAACTATATAATAAATCACAAGAGTCAAATTCGGATATATGCATAATGAGTTTATTGCTATACATAGAGAAAGATAAAAGAATAGAATCAAGTGATTATTTTAAAACCGATTGTTATAAGATTAGAAAAAATAATGTATGTGATTATAGTGAAATTAAAAATGCATTATTTGGACGCTTTGGAGCATTTTTAAAATTTTATTCATATGAATTTTTAATAAATTCCCTATGGGAAAATGAAGAATTCTATCCACAAAATTTACTTTTTGAAGATGTATATCCGCATATTAAATCCTTAATACTAGCTAAAAGAATCGCATTTTTAGATGAGGCTTTGTATTATTACCGTATTAGAGAAGGCTCCATAATGACGTCTAGTGCAAAAAGCAAAAGAACTTTTGATATTTTTAAATCAATTTATATGGTGGAAAATTTTTTAAAAAATAAGCAACTGCTAAATGAATTAAAAGATAATTTTATGGAATTCATATGCGAATTAATTCAAGGGCATTATTTTTGTTGTCCATTGGAATATAGGGATGAATTTGCTACAGAAGCCAAAAAATATTTATCTAAATTTGATGATTCTTTTTATTCGCTAAATAAAATAAAAAAACAGCATTTAAAGTTAATGTTAAATTTAAATAATCCATATGATAAAAAATTAATTAAAATAAAAAATAAAATTATATATAGATTTAATAGGTTAAAGTGGAGTTTGGGAATATGA